Part of the Mycobacteriales bacterium genome is shown below.
GACCGTCGTACACGTAGAGCGCCGAAGGAGGCGTACCGGCGCCGAAGTTGCAACGGACCTCAACGACTGCATCCGGAAACCCGTCGTCGCCGAAGTCGTACAGGATGTGCCGCAGAACTGTGATGTGACCGTATCGACCACACCGATCCGGATAACTGACCCTGTTCCACTCGACGTGGGCCAGCCTGGCTCGCACGGGCACATCGACCAGATCCGTACTGCAACGGGTCGTACGACCGTTGTGACTACTGTCAACCCGCACCGGCACCTCAGCACTCGAACTGCCCGCCCGGCCCACGGTGAACGGGATGGTTGCATGACCTGCAGAGTTCGCCAAAGCGAAGCGCGTGACACTATCTCGCGCGAAGGTCATCGTCACCGAGACGCGCGCGAAGGGCTGGGTCGAGGCGCCGACTCGCACATTCGCGTATCTGTGCACCCCTCGTTTGCTAAGTGTGACCCTGCAATGCCGCGAGCTATCCGCTTCGCTGCCCGCGCTTCGGCTATGCGGGGGCTGGTTCACGACCGATGACGACGCGCAACCAACACACGCCAAGCCAACCGTCACCACAGCCAAGAGCCAGCGCTGCAACCGGCATCTCAACGTCGTTCAGCCTCCCTCGCTGATCGCGGTTGGCGGATCCAATCGCGGGCGCACCGCGCGATCTCACCCATACGGAGACGCTTGAGGCCACACCGGGGTTGCCCGATCGCGGTCGGCCAGCGCTGAACCTCGGAGCGAGTTGCCTACTGGTCGTTCCCATCGGGTAGGACTCCGGATGATGGAGGTGCCATATGCAGTTCTTGATGTTGATCTACCGAGACCGTGTCCCTGTCGGAGCCTCGAACGGCCCAGCCGGTAGCGACGTAGAGGCATGGGTTACGCGATTGACTGAGAGAGGTATTCGGCTCGCCGGCGATCCGGTCGCTCCCGACAACGAGGCACTCACGGTTCGAGTTCGTAACGGCTCGACCAAGGTGGACAAGGCCGCGTTTCTGGACACCGGTGGCGCACTCCTTGGGTTCGACCTCCTGGAGTGTGTGGACCAGGACCAGGCGGTCGCCGTCGCCGCGGAGCACCCGCTGGCGGTGCGACACGTGCTGGAGCTGCGCCCCATCAGGTCCGACTAGACGCCCAGGAGCATCACCTAGCCGCTTGAGAACGAAGCCTCTCCTGTTTGATACAGGCCCAGGCTCAAGATCGCTCAGCAGCGGCGGGGGTGGCGGGGTGTTTGCACTACATGCGAAAGACGCCATCGTTCGGGCCCGCGGGTTGCCGTCCTACACCATCCCGCTGCTTAGCTGGTCGGCCGTCATGCGGTCGGCAGTGACCAAGGAGTCCCAGGTACCCGTGCCGTCCGAGAGAGGCGTGAACCGGTAGTCGCCAGTTTCCAGGAAACCGGCCCACCACTCGATCGGCACCGCCAACGAACTGATCTTGTGGCTCTCATCGAGGGGGTACTCGTACATTCGGGCGGTGATGGTCCCGCGCCGGCGAGAGTCATCTCCGCAGTACATGATGATCGGGTCGCCGCACCACATAACTGGCAGCCAGCGCGGGTCATCTTCGTCGAACTCGGCGATGCTCGCGTAGACGGTTGGGTAATCATCGAGGGCTTGCGCTAGCGACCGTGTCTGAAGGCTCGGGCCGATCCACCCACCCCACCACTCCTGTTCAGACGGCTGGTGGTAACCGTTGTGCCAGCCGAACAGTGTGATGAGATCCTCCGGCGGATCGAGGTCGACAGCACCTAGTTGGCCGCGGATGTCGGCTTCCGTTAGGCCCGGCTGAAGTCCTTCGACGACGGGACAACGAACCTGGACAAGCGCACGCTCAAGGCGTTCCAAGGCCTCTTGCAACCGCTGGGACACCAACGCATCCTACGATCTAGTCAGCAGAGCGAACGATGGGAACTTACTCTTCCGTTTCGTCGGGGCGTTTTGCTATCGACCAGCGCGCCTGGACTTGAAGAGAGATGAACGGCGGAAGCATCCAGTCGCGCCGGATCTCGGCAGCACGGCAGCTCTGGCGCAGGGAACGGCACTACCTGTTCGGCACTGAACTGACCAACCTCGCGGATGGCCTGTCGACGGATCCCGCGCCTGGGCGTGAGTCTGCCGAAACACGCCTGAGGCCACACCACACGCTGCGATGATCGTATGGTGAGCACGAGGCGAGCCGGCTGGTTCGGTTGGGCTGTGCTCGGCGTTCTTCTGGTGTCCGGGTGTTCAGGTGGAGGAGGCCACCCGAAGCCGGAAACGGCGCCCGGCGAGGACCCGACCCAGGTCGTGCAGCGATACACGCCCTTTCGTCCGGACGGATCGCTCCTCGCAGGATTGAGCATCCGGCGATCGCTGCGCGGCACCTGCACCGACAGAGGCGCAGTACTGCCGAACACCTATGTCTGTGGTGTGGACTTAAGCCGAGCAAGCAGCCCTGTCGTGGGCCTTTGTTACCCGAAGCCGACGCATAATCAGCTGATCTGCGTCGCCAGCCCAGGAGCGCACACGGCAGTGAAGTTCCGCTCGACCCGGCCGCTGCCGCCCCCGACCACGAGTCCGCCGAATGCACCCCCCACGCAGTTGCTCCTCTCGGATCGAGCGGTATGTGACTCGGTCCAGGCGTTCGGGCCCAACGGGAGGCTCCTGATCGAAGGCGCCCCCGGGCAGGACGGCTCGTTGCGCGTGACCTACGAGTGCGACGGTCCCGTCAGCGCAGTGTTCGGACCGATCAACGAGGCGACCACGACCTGGGCCGTGAGAGCACGCGTGACCGTAACCCAAGGCCCGCTCCGAACGCTCTTCGTCAAACGCGCGTGGCGCTAGTGCAGCACGGCACGTACCGCCGGGATCAGGTGTGGCAGATGTCCGCGATGGCACCGCTCAACGAAACCCCTCGCGTCAAGAGGCGATGAGCCGCGGCGTTATGACCTGCGTGTGAATCAGTCGCAGCCAGATCAAGCAAACGAGCCAGCTTGTCACCATCAGCACGAAGCACCAAGCCGGCCTTTACCCCAGCAACGTCGGCCCTCACCTCCTTGGCCGCTTGCCGGACGCCGTTGACGAGCTGGAACTCTGTGGCACTGTCCTTCGCGCAGTCCTGTCGCGACAGTGTCGAGGTTCGCGGCGGGTCAGATGCCGGCGAAATTGGCTAGCGACTCCTCGCGGGACGATCGCTCGCCGCGGGTCATCCAGCGGTAGCCGACGTAGCCCAGGATCGCTACCACGAACGAGAAGAGCAGCATCAGCGTCGCCAGCGCGTTGAGGGCCGGCCCGCCGTTGCCGCCGTGGGTGTTGGAGTAGATGATCACCGACATCGGCTGCGTCGCCGCGTTCGACGACAGCAGGTCGACCAGGACGAAGTCGTCGATGACACCGGAGAACACGAGTACGGCGGAGGCGAAGATCGCCGGAGCGAGCATCGGCAGCAGCACGCGGCGTACCGCTTCCAGCTTCGAGGCACCGAGGTCGGCCGCGGCTTCCTCGTACTGACGCCCGATCGACACCAGCC
Proteins encoded:
- a CDS encoding YciI family protein, translating into MLIYRDRVPVGASNGPAGSDVEAWVTRLTERGIRLAGDPVAPDNEALTVRVRNGSTKVDKAAFLDTGGALLGFDLLECVDQDQAVAVAAEHPLAVRHVLELRPIRSD